Proteins encoded together in one Chitinophaga sp. LS1 window:
- a CDS encoding ABC transporter permease has protein sequence MNKIWLIIKREFTFRVRKRSFLVVTLLVPLFFAAMIVVPVLIATSANEDQRVAVIDDSHLFLNKLPDEKGIYFKFLTETAIDTFSKHYEEYGYSGVLYIPAIDIERPLGITYYSSGQPGLGIESHLNRYLNTRIEEVRMEKANIDIAQIKGFKSNINIEFRSGKEEKKGSSVIAYAVGYSSGFIIYIILMFFGMAVMRGVMEEKVNRIAEVMVSSVKPFQLMMGKIVGIAGVGLLQFSIWVVLICVLQLFIPTAVMNSAAQSNANNNVAVMEVASQLRYVMDSINWVLIIPCFIFYFLGGYLFYAALFAAVGSLVNEDPTDVQGLTLPITLPIIIGIMVMIAAVQHPNSSLAFWGSIIPFTSPMVMMARIPYGVPGTVPYWQLGLSMALLIVGFLGTTWMAGKIYRTGILMYGKKITWKEAIKWIRQ, from the coding sequence CGAGTGCTAACGAAGATCAGCGTGTTGCGGTGATAGATGATAGTCATTTGTTCCTGAATAAATTGCCGGATGAGAAGGGGATCTATTTTAAATTCCTGACGGAGACGGCTATTGATACTTTCAGTAAGCATTACGAGGAGTATGGTTATTCTGGTGTGTTGTATATTCCTGCGATTGATATTGAAAGACCATTGGGGATTACGTATTATAGTAGTGGTCAGCCGGGGCTGGGAATAGAGAGTCACCTGAACAGGTATCTGAATACCCGGATTGAAGAGGTGCGGATGGAGAAGGCGAATATTGACATTGCACAGATAAAAGGATTTAAGTCGAATATTAATATTGAATTCAGATCAGGGAAGGAGGAGAAGAAAGGGAGTTCAGTGATTGCTTATGCGGTGGGGTATTCCAGCGGGTTTATCATTTATATTATCCTGATGTTTTTTGGGATGGCAGTGATGAGAGGTGTGATGGAAGAGAAGGTGAATCGTATTGCAGAGGTGATGGTGTCTAGTGTGAAACCATTTCAGCTGATGATGGGGAAGATTGTGGGGATTGCGGGTGTTGGGCTGTTACAGTTTTCTATTTGGGTGGTGCTCATCTGTGTGTTGCAATTGTTTATTCCTACAGCAGTTATGAATAGTGCGGCGCAGAGTAATGCGAATAATAATGTAGCGGTGATGGAGGTGGCGTCACAGTTGAGATATGTGATGGATAGTATTAATTGGGTGTTGATTATTCCCTGTTTTATATTTTATTTTCTGGGTGGGTATTTGTTTTATGCGGCGTTGTTTGCAGCGGTGGGTAGTTTGGTGAATGAAGATCCAACGGATGTGCAGGGGTTGACATTGCCGATAACATTGCCGATTATTATTGGTATAATGGTGATGATTGCGGCGGTGCAGCATCCGAATAGTTCGTTGGCGTTTTGGGGGAGTATCATTCCGTTTACGTCGCCGATGGTGATGATGGCGAGGATTCCTTATGGTGTGCCGGGGACGGTGCCCTATTGGCAATTGGGATTGTCGATGGCGTTGTTGATAGTTGGGTTTTTGGGAACGACGTGGATGGCAGGGAAGATATATAGAACGGGGATATTGATGTATGGGAAGAAGATTACGTGGAAAGAAGCGATTAAGTGGATCAGGCAATAA